In the genome of Lactuca sativa cultivar Salinas chromosome 3, Lsat_Salinas_v11, whole genome shotgun sequence, the window AAGTATCCCTTTTACAGATGATTCCCTGACTGCATCAGGGTACTTGATTCTGAATCTTTTTAAAGCTAAGTCAACTTCTGCCATCTCACATTCGTCTAAAAGCTTGCAGTCTTCAAGATACTGAACAGCTACATCACAGCCTTTTCTGCTAAAGATAAACCAAACTGCAGGCAGCATGTCCCTTGTTTTAAGGTGCCATACTGTATCTATAACTTGGGGAACCTGAAATTTGTTTAAAAAATTATTCAAGATTGTAATGGTCCAATTTTCAGGGTCATCCAAATACTTAAAGAAGTGAATTTGTACTTGTGAACGACGAAGGTTGCTTCTGTCATTCTTTGAAGAAGGTGATACATCAGACTCAAACTTTCTTGAGTTCCTTCTTCTTGGTCTTTCATCCTCATATGACTTGGATCCCATGGAATTAAGTTGCAGATAGTTGGCTGATAGCTTCCTATTCAAGATTTTCATAAAGTTGTCACATGTTGAAAACAAtcattaaaaagaaagaaaaaacaaaGATTGCAGAGTTCAGTTAACCTATTCATGCTGGTTCCTGTCTCATTAAGAAGAGGAAGCAAAgctgttctggtagagaaatgcCATGTCAAAGGAACTGGACGTTTTGTTGAAGTTACAAGCTCTGTTTTTCCATGAATCTATAACCCACAAATTCAAGATTCAATAGACTAGTTTTGTTGTAATGGAGCCAAGAGAAGTTAATATACCTGATTGATCCAACCACATAATTCATCTGGATTTGCTACTGTTGCTGACAAGCATATAAGTTGAACTTCTTTTGGGCAATAAATGACCTATAAACATGTGCAAAAAAACATGATCAAAATACACCCAATGGTTAGTTGGTGTTACATATTAGGGACAGGGAAAAGGAAACAACGCACTATCTCTTCCCAGACTGTACCCCGAGATATGTCACTTAGATAGTGTACTTCATCCAAAACAATCACATCAACATGAAAAAGTCCACTTTCTGATGACATAATTCCAACACTGCATCCCAAAGGAAGGATATAAATAGATAATATACACCAAATATTAGTAGTAAACGAAATGTATGAAGAACTTACCTCTGATATAACATGTTTCGGAGGATCTCAGTGGTCATAATTAGAACCTGAGCATCCCTGTTGATGGCAGAATCTCCAGTCAGAAGACCAACATTGTCTTCACCAAATGCATCACTGTAGAAGCAGATGAGTTATGAAGAAACTAAcaaaaaagaattaacttttattAATTTTCTTAGACGTAGCAATGCTTGATACCAAAACTCGCGGAATTTCTGATTAGATAGTGCCTTGAGAGGAGTAGTATAGAATAGTCTTCTTCCTCTAGCTACTGTAGCAACAGCTGCAGCTTCAGCAATCAATGTTTTGCCTGCACTTGTGGGTGCAGAAACGACAACTGAAGAACCTCTCAGAAAAGCTTGAATTGCTAACCGCTGCACAATATTGGCACAAACAACGGTATTTTCGTCATCATAAAACTTCATTCTCATGTAATTATCATACACTAATGCTAGATTTCGTAGTGTATAAACGTAAAAGTCACCTGAAATTTGTCAATTCGGAAGTTGTAAACGGAAGCAAGTTCATCAACATCAATGATTCCATCACCATACTCCCTCACGTCATTACGAATCCTCTCAATTCTTTGCCACTTGAATTCCTCAAACTGAGACTTGTTAACATCAACTTCCAAAACATTACTCTCATCACTATCGACCTCATCTTCATCGTCACTTTCAATTTCCTGACCAAATTCGGCAACCACATCGTACTCCTCCGCTGCTTCCTCATCATCTTCGTCATCCTCATCGGTATCCTCCGACGCCTGAGACTCCCCTACTGAAAAATCTGACTTCGGGAACTTGTAATTACTTCGAAATTGATAAATTTTTTGCTTGCGATTTTGAAATGAACTATGGAAACAGGTGTTTTGGGAGTGAATCGTGAATCTGAAGTAACGATGAAAAGCGCAGCGAGAGATTTCTAGTGTAGGGTTTAGAACGGAAAATGGGGAGAGAATAAAGGATGAAGAAGAGAGTGTGTTCATGGCGGGATGGAGATTAGGTTGTCATGTACGGTTGTGTATGAACATAACAGTTCTGTTCCGGTATAGTATTGTTGCGTCATACGGCAACGTTTCAAATTTTGAGTCTACACGGAACTTAAATATTGAGGCCCAAATTTTTTTGAaccttttctttttaaaaaattgAATCTAACCATTTTAGAATTTAGATGTACGGATATATTAGACCAAAAACAGCAGGGTTTGATTTCCGTTTGACTCGGCTGACTCGGCTCAGCTAAATCTTTTATCTAACTCGGTCCATGACATCTGATTCGATCCCCCAGCATAATTCGGTCCTTTCTTTCACTTTCATATATTTGCCATTCGTGCCCTAATCTTCCCTTCAATGTTGTCTTAACCACCACAACTCAACGCCACCttttgcttcctccatcggtatggAATTTCTTCTTGAATTTTCTCGGTTCTGTTCCAAAAACTAGAATACGCATGTAGTTAAAGTTTTTTGTTTGTACAAATCTAGAATTTGTATTCAATTTgtatttgtttgatttttggcccAGAAACTAGATATGGAGAAGTTGGAAAAATTGGATCGGGGAGAATTTGATCCAAGATACGACACAACTCTTTTGCTATTCAGTGAGAGTGTCGACATTATTGAAGTTTGGCTACACCTTAAGTTGTCGACTTGTAGGCCGTGGGAGAGAAATATAGAAAGGAAGTTTAGATTATTCGAATGACTTttggatttatttatttttttgcatgACTTGTAGTTGACTTTTCAAGTTACTTTGACTTTTGTATTGCTTTCATTGTGTTTTCAATGTGTATGGTTCAAACTATTTAATAAAAAATAGGTATAGTGGATACTTTTGGAAGACAATTGACTTTTGCAAAGTCAAAACATAAAATCCATTAtgctagggatgtcaaaaagtctcgtGGGACCCCGACCCCGTGGGGACCCCGTTCTGTTTGGcggtattttctttaaaaaaaatcggGGACGGGAGCGGGAGCAtggttaacccccgttttaatttcggAGGCAGGGGTGGGGGTTGGCAGTCTCGTCTCGAAACCCCATGGagaccccgttaataaattataaatataataaacaatagaATGATTTTTACGTACTAAAATTCAatcaaaacatgtttttaagatgtttgtaacatgtaaaattattctataaataattatttgttacccaaaaaatagtttattttagcctaaacaaaattttctttagcCCAAATAAGGTAGCTTAAAATCAATCGGGGGCGAGAGCGGGGGTAAGAAAGGGAATTcgggggtgggggtggggtggAAAGGATGGAAAtgtcgggggcgggggcgggggatgcAATCCCCGTCCCATTTGCTCCTGTTGACATCCCTACATTATACACATTACATAATGGATGATTATATATTTGTACTAAAGAGCCGTCAACCAACAATGACAATATCAGATGTATTAGAAAGATATCCTTCAGTCAAATGTTTGAGTTTTAAGTCTCATACTCTCATGTGGTTGAGTTTTAAGTCTCATGATGGGAGAAATAGACAGATTTAGGAACAGGTGCAAAGGACGTAGGTGTTGGCCattctaatttatttatttagggAGGGTTTTTTTACGATATTTGATCAAAATGTGTGGTAACTCTCTTTTAACACCTCCTGTCCCATTTTGGTTACTTGTATTTGTATAGATAAGTAACCCTTTATTGAAAATTTGAATGTGTAATTaacaatattttaaaatattagaGGCTCATGAAACCCAATTGCATTCACATCTCCTTACTTTACAGTTTATTCATTATGAAACTTGAGTATTGTTGTGTATTAACAAGTTTAACGAAAAGACATGTGAATAATCTTCTTTAAGACATTTTGAGTGAGAACCAGGCAATAATATGTGGTTTGAATAATTTTCAAATGCATCCTATAAAGTTATTATAAGATTTCTTTGAATTATATATCAATTGTAGTCTAATTAACCTACATGATGATTGTACAACTTACAAATTCAATGTCTTTTACTTGTTATGCAGTATCATCACAATTacaaatttttattattaattttatttatttctcttCCTATTACAATTACAAAACACTAGAATTCTTTAATCTTGTCATGTTCCCATGGATTGAATCCTTGAGAACAAAAACTTAAGGAACTTCAATGCTTTAAGAGAATGAgcatttgaaattgaaatattacCATTACCAACTTCACGAGACACCATACGATTATTATTGTTCACCCTTTTTCTTCCCTTTCGCACCAAAGAATCCGATGTACCCATAACATAGTACACCTGTCCCACACACACCATGCCCAAATGTCAAAAATACCCTTGTATTCGATGTACCATGAAAGTTGAGACATTTCACATGGTAAATACATGTATGGATATTGGTAACTTTTATAATGATGGTAAATATGTAAATTTTTTAACCTTATATGTAAAGGCAGCTATCTTGAACTCAAGCCCATTGACTATATGAAAACCTTCCATGGCCTTTGCCATTGCTGAGTCATCATCTCCACACCCATTTTTTCTCTTGTTCCTGTAGATGCATCATGCAAAAACTTACAACATGTGCTTCAAGATAACTTTTTTGTGATAAATACAAGAAACAGTCATATTCTttcctttttttattatttgtcaATAATAACggattttaattaatattacatAAACAACCACATACCTCTTCAAGAAGATCCTGTGCCTCTTTCTCCTATGATCAACTGAAAGGAGTTGAGTGTTTAAATATGCTGCAAAATTTGGGTCCATCAAAGAAGCTGGAGGTTCAGATTTTTCATATGCAAAGTTTATTATTTGTATAGTTAATCGCGTATGTCTATATGTTTCAGGGATAGATgactgcaaaaaaaaaaacaataataataaaaacataaaaaaaattgttaatcATAAGTACCAAAGTACGTTGCTATATTAGAAAACAGATGAACAACTACATCATACTCACACACTCAAACCGGAAGATCTTTGAGTCATTAACAATCACACTTGCATTTGCATTATAAAGTTCATCCACAAATCTCTCCCCTTTTCTCAAATTCTCATACGCATAAAGATCAAGAAGCTTGTTATTAACCTCATCCGTTGCAATCGCTAGCAGCTGTTAAAGGCGTTGTTGATTTATAGCTCCAAGGGTAGATTTGGAAATacaaatttattttgtaaaaaaaatatatatatgttacCAATTTTGTAAGCTTGTCGATCAGTTTGTCTAATGTGAAGACAGGAAACGACCACGTGCCAAGAACAGCCCGACATTCATCTTCATATTTTGCACTGTCGATAGCACCATCAAGAAAACTATACAGTAGATCCAAGAAtctgtaaataaaaaaaaaattaaaattaaaaaactgACCAATGAGAAAATTGGGAAAAGAGAAAATAGATaataaaagtataaaacaccTAGCGTATGAATCATTAGGTGTTGCATCATTTGAACCCCTCCATTTTTCAACTAGAGACTTTTCCTTTGCCTCCTCTAGCCTTGAGTACAATATCTGTTAATTAAGAATAGCAGATGAATAAGCAAAAacgaaaatatgaaaaataaaaataaataaataaaagtaagcTAGCTTTACTTGATGAAGTCTGAAGAAAACATAAAAGTCATCATTTCCGTAAAACACCCTCGACTTTTTTTCTTTACTTTGCAAAGATTCAGGAACATGAAGCATAAGCGGTTtcactcttttcaaaatatgttcaGAAAACGGACAGGTGTCGTCACCCAATGCGTCCACCACACCATCACTCCCACCATTGTTACCATGGTCTACATACGGGGAGTGATCCTCCGCATCAGCGGATTCACTTCCTGAATCAAAAGCGTTCTCACTATTATCATCTAATGACCTTCGGCTACTACCCCTTTTAAAATCTCCATTTGGTGAAAATTCACCATTCTCTTTAACACCATTGTTGTTAATGTTAATGTTATCATTGGATCTCATGGAAGAACCACGATTGGTTGTTTTTGCTTGGTCAACTGTGGATGTTGACCGAGGAGGAACACCAAGCATAGGCTCAACAAAAGTAGTCCAGATCTTCACGGATTTATCCGTTTGTTCAGAGGAAGCACTTTGTGTGACAGAATATTTCATGAGTTGATATAAATCTTCATGGATGATTAAATCAGAGTACTTAAATTCTTGATGTGGaatattgttttgtttttttccAGGAGCAATAGACTGAAGGATATGATCATCTATAGACTTTTCTTCACTTGTTTCCTTAATTTCAGCCAATAAAGCTGCAGTAtccaatatcaaaaaaaaaacaaacatcaaTAATCAATCATCCATGGTTTTATTTAGGATCATTGTTTTTACCTTTAGCACTCAAGCTCTTTGAATCTTGTTGTTTGAAATAAAAGCTACGATGATCGAGTGATTTATGATAATTTTTAGCATAAATTTCAGCCCAAACTTTTTTAGTATCGGATCGACACCTCAGCCATTCTTCTTGCTTCTGTTTCAAACGATGTAATATAACTGGTAAAGCAAGAGATGCATTCTTTCTTAATACATCCATCACATCAAGCCCATGATCACCATATAAACGCCCAATGCATCTCAGATTTATAGCTGTAAAGTCTTCTATATGAACCACATTCTCTGTCTTCTTAATCGAATTATCATTAATCCTGTCTAATAGTTCTTCCACACGTTTTGCTGTTACATTCACTGATTCTAGTAACATGTCCAGTTCAAATCTGATGAAGAAGgaaatcattattattattattatatacacATATAGAATCATTCAAGACCAAAAGGGTAAAAGGGTAAAGATGATATGCCAATGCCACCTGTCATCTTCACATCGAAATAAGCTTTCTTCATATTGGTTTTTACGCATGtgtttgaaagaataatcttcgcTTCCAGAAGTAACAGACACCCAATGATCATTCAACACCTCATAACCAATCTTTGTTCTTTGGCTTGCTGAAGGAATTGGGTACTGTATCAAGAAACACACACTGTcaaatttatataatttttgtttaaaaaaaaagtgtTTTGATCTATAAATATTAAATCATACGTTTTTTGGTAAAAGGCGATAACTTGGAGTGCAGCATTCACAGTCAGAAAGGTCAAGTTCTTGAATCGATTTTGTTAGATACTTCTCCTTGATGGCTGAACTATTCTTGTCCATTTCATCTCCATCAGAATTTCCATCTTTACCCCCATCATTACCCTTTATTACTCCAGGTAAATGTCCATCACTCCATAAAGATCCTGTCAAAGTCATGCTAGAGAGTCACGAAAAAACAATTTCACATCCAACATTGCTGAGGAAATAACATAGAGGGGCATTTATGTAAAATCAGCAGTGGGATTAGGATATATGTAACTATATGTAAACTTACTCATGGGGAAAAGCTATCTGCATATATATACATTAATAGATGAAGATTTTATTAACTTGCAGATGAAAATAGATTCTTGTTAAGCATGGAAATAAGAACTTATGTGTACAATTACTTGTCTTTTCACTGCGATCTATAAACTCATTGACTTCTTCCACAAGATCCGGATATGCTCCAAGCAAACTATTTacctaacaaaaataaaaaattctttAATTTATCAAATTAAATCTAAGGATGCCACACAAAAAGTCATCTAGAAGTTTAATGGATACACAAACAACGAATGCAGATAACTAGCAATAAAGCAGGAAGCaaatactagaaacaaaaaaGTATAAATCTTTAAATAATGTGTATTGTGTATATAAGTTTACCCTTGATTGCAGTTGTGGCCGAGTGATACTTTCTGTGCAATACTCTGCAATGCACTTCAAGAATGACTGGTAATCATCTGAGTTGCTCAATCTTTCCTTCACCTTCTCACGAAGACAAAGCATTTGTCCATGTACATCTTCCAACATATAAAGAtccaataaaaatgaaaatacaatACATGTATAACACAATTCAGATTCTATCtaatgtcatcatcaaatcaaatATTTGAATAATGGGACTAGTAGATACCTTGATGAAAGAGTTCAGCTACAGAGTCTTCAAGAGTACGTGGGGGTTTATTTTGAGTGAAATGATGTGTCACATCACAATCTTTATCATCTTGATCGTGTTCTCTTTGTTCTGTGTCTTCTGATGTGTCTTTTTGTTTCTCACCATGTGCCTTATTCTCTTTATCAGGTATAGTACATGCTTTTTCATGATCTGGATCAGGCTGGTCAACGTTGACTTTGCATTCAGTATGAGAAGAATCAGGTAAGAAATTGGTGAACTCCTTTAGCAGGTCTTGTTGATCATTAAGAAGAGCAGCAACCTGAAAGATGATAACAATGGAACCTACAAATCAAGAACTACAGAAGTATGTTAAGATTTAAGAACCAAATATTGTAAGAGTTTAATGAGAAACCTCTTGGTGAACTTCCTTGATGgatttgttttcttttttgtaCTTATTCAAAGTATCAAGAAAATATTTGTACACATGGTCTTGACCTTGAAATCTCATCTGCAAGTGAAAATCTTGTTAGAATATAAGTGTCAGATGGAAACATTAATTGAAACTGTATTGTCATTACCTTAATTTTGTTTACAAATAGAATGGCTTCTTCAATCTCCAAAGGCTTCTTAACATGGTGTTGTTCATCATCTAGTGGGAGGGTGATCTGAAATCCCTTTGGAAGAAAGGGATTGAAACCCAAAAGTAGGTCCTGGTGCCCTTTGAACAATTCCTTCACCCGTGCTATGACACCTGTGGTGTCAATTCTAAGGGAAATATAGTGATTATAATCAAGGACATGCTTTTACATAAACATGGCATGAAAATTGAAAGAAGCAACACCTTAGCCAAACCTTTGGGTCTTGAAATCTTTCATGACTTTAAGAAACTCTTCATATTTTTCCTTTTCATTTTGGAATATATCTTTAACTTTCTCTAGATATGTTAGGGCATCATTAGTCGTCAATTTATGAGTGCTGCCTTTGTGCTTGGATCTTCAACAATAAAAGCCAACACATCAAGCTCATAATCACACAGTTCTTCCCAACAATATAAGTATATTCTAAAGGCTTACTGTTCAGAAATCAATGGCCGCTTGAACTGAGGGCTGCTGTAAGCATCATCGTCATCTCTAGACCGCTTCATCCCTTCAAAACCCAAACAATTTAAACTTTCCAATAGTTTAAACCCCCGATGAACAACCAAAACGAAAATTCAAAATTGAACAAGAGCTACTTCACACAATTCATACCTGTAAACAGATCACCGTCAACCATTCCTGGTTTCTGAGTAACAAAATTTAGCAATTGAGTATAAATGTGAACAGAAGTACCTAACAATGCGATAACACAAATTCAAATTGGAGAAATTTACTCTTGGAACGCCGTAAGATCTTCCCGTTCTTCAAGTTTACTTCAAATTCACAAAATTCGCCATCGAAGTTTCCAAAAAATAAATATGCATATACCACTATCTATATGTGTTTGCATCAAACCATATAATCCGTTTCCAATTAACAAAGTGTATCTATGAATTCAGAAATACAATTTAGAGTCGAGATATAGATACAGTTTTGTGTATGTATAGgctatttataaatattttatgtgTGTATATATTACACACACTGTGTGTGTGTGAGATGCAGAAAAAG includes:
- the LOC111888322 gene encoding paired amphipathic helix protein Sin3-like 4 isoform X1; translated protein: MVDGDLFTGMKRSRDDDDAYSSPQFKRPLISEQSKHKGSTHKLTTNDALTYLEKVKDIFQNEKEKYEEFLKVMKDFKTQRIDTTGVIARVKELFKGHQDLLLGFNPFLPKGFQITLPLDDEQHHVKKPLEIEEAILFVNKIKMRFQGQDHVYKYFLDTLNKYKKENKSIKEVHQEVAALLNDQQDLLKEFTNFLPDSSHTECKVNVDQPDPDHEKACTIPDKENKAHGEKQKDTSEDTEQREHDQDDKDCDVTHHFTQNKPPRTLEDSVAELFHQDVHGQMLCLREKVKERLSNSDDYQSFLKCIAEYCTESITRPQLQSRVNSLLGAYPDLVEEVNEFIDRSEKTRSLWSDGHLPGVIKGNDGGKDGNSDGDEMDKNSSAIKEKYLTKSIQELDLSDCECCTPSYRLLPKNYPIPSASQRTKIGYEVLNDHWVSVTSGSEDYSFKHMRKNQYEESLFRCEDDRFELDMLLESVNVTAKRVEELLDRINDNSIKKTENVVHIEDFTAINLRCIGRLYGDHGLDVMDVLRKNASLALPVILHRLKQKQEEWLRCRSDTKKVWAEIYAKNYHKSLDHRSFYFKQQDSKSLSAKALLAEIKETSEEKSIDDHILQSIAPGKKQNNIPHQEFKYSDLIIHEDLYQLMKYSVTQSASSEQTDKSVKIWTTFVEPMLGVPPRSTSTVDQAKTTNRGSSMRSNDNININNNGVKENGEFSPNGDFKRGSSRRSLDDNSENAFDSGSESADAEDHSPYVDHGNNGGSDGVVDALGDDTCPFSEHILKRVKPLMLHVPESLQSKEKKSRVFYGNDDFYVFFRLHQILYSRLEEAKEKSLVEKWRGSNDATPNDSYARFLDLLYSFLDGAIDSAKYEDECRAVLGTWSFPVFTLDKLIDKLTKLLLAIATDEVNNKLLDLYAYENLRKGERFVDELYNANASVIVNDSKIFRFECSSIPETYRHTRLTIQIINFAYEKSEPPASLMDPNFAAYLNTQLLSVDHRRKRHRIFLKRNKRKNGCGDDDSAMAKAMEGFHIVNGLEFKIAAFTYKVYYVMGTSDSLVRKGRKRVNNNNRMVSREVGNGNISISNAHSLKALKFLKFLFSRIQSMGT
- the LOC111888322 gene encoding paired amphipathic helix protein Sin3-like 4 isoform X2; translation: MKRSRDDDDAYSSPQFKRPLISEQSKHKGSTHKLTTNDALTYLEKVKDIFQNEKEKYEEFLKVMKDFKTQRIDTTGVIARVKELFKGHQDLLLGFNPFLPKGFQITLPLDDEQHHVKKPLEIEEAILFVNKIKMRFQGQDHVYKYFLDTLNKYKKENKSIKEVHQEVAALLNDQQDLLKEFTNFLPDSSHTECKVNVDQPDPDHEKACTIPDKENKAHGEKQKDTSEDTEQREHDQDDKDCDVTHHFTQNKPPRTLEDSVAELFHQDVHGQMLCLREKVKERLSNSDDYQSFLKCIAEYCTESITRPQLQSRVNSLLGAYPDLVEEVNEFIDRSEKTRSLWSDGHLPGVIKGNDGGKDGNSDGDEMDKNSSAIKEKYLTKSIQELDLSDCECCTPSYRLLPKNYPIPSASQRTKIGYEVLNDHWVSVTSGSEDYSFKHMRKNQYEESLFRCEDDRFELDMLLESVNVTAKRVEELLDRINDNSIKKTENVVHIEDFTAINLRCIGRLYGDHGLDVMDVLRKNASLALPVILHRLKQKQEEWLRCRSDTKKVWAEIYAKNYHKSLDHRSFYFKQQDSKSLSAKALLAEIKETSEEKSIDDHILQSIAPGKKQNNIPHQEFKYSDLIIHEDLYQLMKYSVTQSASSEQTDKSVKIWTTFVEPMLGVPPRSTSTVDQAKTTNRGSSMRSNDNININNNGVKENGEFSPNGDFKRGSSRRSLDDNSENAFDSGSESADAEDHSPYVDHGNNGGSDGVVDALGDDTCPFSEHILKRVKPLMLHVPESLQSKEKKSRVFYGNDDFYVFFRLHQILYSRLEEAKEKSLVEKWRGSNDATPNDSYARFLDLLYSFLDGAIDSAKYEDECRAVLGTWSFPVFTLDKLIDKLTKLLLAIATDEVNNKLLDLYAYENLRKGERFVDELYNANASVIVNDSKIFRFECSSIPETYRHTRLTIQIINFAYEKSEPPASLMDPNFAAYLNTQLLSVDHRRKRHRIFLKRNKRKNGCGDDDSAMAKAMEGFHIVNGLEFKIAAFTYKVYYVMGTSDSLVRKGRKRVNNNNRMVSREVGNGNISISNAHSLKALKFLKFLFSRIQSMGT